In the Alteromonas sp. M12 genome, one interval contains:
- a CDS encoding carbohydrate ABC transporter permease produces the protein MAINSSNKSKVIYTVLAWTISGMIFFPILWTLITSFKTEAEAISASPSLFMFDWTLENYSDVLERSPYFDHFWNSVVISVGSSLLGLLIAIPAAWSMAFVQNKRTKNLLMWMLSTKMLPPVGVLIPIYLLFRDFALLDTKLGLVIVMTLINLPIMVWMLYTYFREIPNEILEASRMDGAGIFEEIFHVLLPIALPGIASTLLLNVILAWNEAFWTLILTAANAAPLTAFIASYSSPEGLFYAKLSAASAMAIVPILILGWFSQKQLVRGLSFGAVK, from the coding sequence ATGGCTATTAATAGTAGTAATAAATCAAAAGTAATTTATACCGTTTTAGCCTGGACCATAAGTGGAATGATATTTTTTCCGATTTTATGGACATTAATCACCAGCTTTAAAACTGAAGCAGAAGCGATTTCAGCCAGTCCAAGTTTGTTTATGTTTGATTGGACGCTCGAGAACTATTCTGACGTATTAGAACGTTCGCCTTACTTTGACCATTTCTGGAATTCTGTGGTGATTTCTGTGGGGTCTAGTTTGTTGGGATTGTTAATCGCTATCCCTGCAGCTTGGTCAATGGCGTTTGTGCAAAATAAGCGAACTAAAAACCTATTAATGTGGATGTTATCAACCAAGATGTTACCGCCAGTGGGTGTCTTAATTCCTATTTATTTGTTGTTCCGGGATTTTGCATTGCTCGATACTAAACTGGGTTTGGTGATTGTGATGACATTAATCAATTTGCCTATCATGGTATGGATGCTCTACACCTATTTTAGAGAAATTCCAAACGAGATCCTTGAAGCTTCGCGTATGGATGGTGCTGGAATTTTTGAAGAAATATTTCATGTGCTCTTGCCTATCGCGTTACCTGGTATTGCATCAACATTATTACTCAACGTTATTTTAGCCTGGAATGAGGCGTTTTGGACGCTCATATTAACAGCCGCCAATGCTGCACCTTTGACTGCTTTTATAGCCAGTTATTCTAGTCCAGAAGGATTATTTTACGCCAAGTTATCAGCTGCATCAGCGATGGCCATTGTACCCATTCTCATATTGGGTTGGTTTAGTCAGAAACAATTAGTGCGCGGATTGAGTTTCGGCGCGGTTA